A genome region from Dreissena polymorpha isolate Duluth1 chromosome 16, UMN_Dpol_1.0, whole genome shotgun sequence includes the following:
- the LOC127862667 gene encoding uncharacterized protein LOC127862667 has translation MWMIFIDHLGLKKFFNNSDHNNTNNSIVKNQTSFYPPKHRNNTLDHYINVTRTLCLQHSQMENDTKHNISLKERKAIDLLAEDKSITIKEADKGGGIVIMNTDFYRRKLLAMLNDVEYYKQIPDNGSQITLSKIRNLLKENNKLTQQENDFLVKFEWKTSLFYGLPKIHKSKIIQDAIKHSNSEYIELMDPDDLNFRPIVAGTICETSRLSSLLDILLKPFVKYVNSNITNNIDFLKHIPSQVPESSTLVSFDVINLYSNIPHTLGLEAIEYWLQKYPDSVNERFSQRFIKEGIKIILENNNFNFDDKYYNQSKGTAMGTKFAPTYATLVVGFLEQKLYARIGSIYNDEFLSFIKTFWKRFLDDCFIFWTKFPHELQNFYTILNNLHSDIKFTMQTSTLELPFLDILIIKNNTEINTDIYYKETDSKQYLNFTSCHNKHTKINIPFTLAKRICTIVSNDKLKLKRLNELKHSLIQRKYPQSIINTGIKKALSIPKHELLSKSTQKDKSNIIPFISTQNPKNKELFGVLKNNIDILQTDPVMNKIISNQKIIKCKRQPPNLKRLLTKSYFSSQEPIVSKCNDPRCALCGYIIEGNSFDFNGKMFKIKTNMSCDIQNVIYVLVCNGCKQYYIGQTGDKLRNRRSVHEQQMRDPSTRQMPLSKHLDECSHNEPKFKIFPFYKLFSNNISARLAKEQHFIHVFKPKLNFI, from the coding sequence agttttttaataatagtgatcataataatacaaacaattctattgtaaaaaatcaaacgtcattttatccacctaaacatagaaataatacactagaccattatataaatgttactcgaacactttgccttcaacattctcaaatggaaaatgacactaaacataacatatcattaaaagaaagaaaagctatagatttattagcagaagacaaatccataactattaaagaagcagataagggtggcggaattgttataatgaatacagacttttatagaagaaaattattagcaatgttaaatgacgttgaatattataaacaaatccctgataatggtagtcaaataacactttcaaaaatacgcaatttactaaaggaaaataataaactaactcaacaggaaaatgatttcttagtaaaattcgaatggaaaacaagcctattttatggtcttccaaaaattcataaaagtaaaatcattcaggatgcaattaaacatagcaattcagaatatatagagttaatggatccagacgatttaaactttcgcccaatagtcgctggaactatctgtgaaacaagtcgtttaagttctttattggatatcttgttaaaaccgtttgtaaaatatgtcaatagcaatataacaaataacatagatttcctaaaacatataccttcacaagttccagagtcaagtacattagtatcatttgatgtaattaatttatattctaatataccgcatactcttggtttagaagctattgaatattggcttcaaaaatatccagattcggttaatgaaaggttttcgcaacggtttataaaagaaggcataaaaataatacttgaaaataataacttcaattttgatgataagtactacaaccaatctaaagggactgcaatgggtactaaattcgcgccaacatacgctacattggtagtgggatttttagaacaaaaactatatgcaagaattggatcaatttataatgatgaatttctttcttttataaaaacattttggaaaagatttctagacgattgctttattttctggacaaaatttccccatgaacttcaaaacttttatactattttaaacaacttacattcggatatcaagtttacaatgcaaacaagcacactcgagttaccatttcttgatatattgattataaaaaacaatactgaaattaatactgatatatattacaaagaaactgattctaaacaatatcttaattttacctcgtgtcataataaacacacaaagataaatattcctttcactttagcgaaacggatctgcaccatagtttcgaatgataaacttaaactaaaacgtttaaatgaacttaaacattcccttattcaaagaaaatatccacaatctattataaatacaggtattaaaaaagcactttccatccctaaacatgaattactttcaaaatcaacacaaaaagacaagagtaatataattccatttatttcaacacaaaatccaaaaaataaagaactgtttggcgtattaaaaaacaacattgacattttacaaacagacccggttatgaataaaataatttcaaatcagaagataataaaatgtaagcgacagccacctaatttaaaacgtctgttaaccaaatcttacttttcatctcaagaaccaatagtatccaaatgtaatgaccctagatgcgccctgtgtggttatattattgaagggaattcttttgattttaatggcaaaatgttcaaaataaaaactaatatgtcatgtgatatacaaaatgtgatttatgtattagtatgcaatggatgcaaacaatattatataggtcaaactggcgataaacttagaaataggcgatctgtccatgaacaacaaatgcgagacccctcaacaagacagatgcctttaagtaaacatttagatgaatgttcacataatgaaccaaaatttaaaatatttccattttataagctattttcgaacaatatttcagctaggttagcaaaagaacaacattttatacatgtatttaaacccaaattaaatttcatttaa